Genomic segment of Arachis stenosperma cultivar V10309 chromosome 4, arast.V10309.gnm1.PFL2, whole genome shotgun sequence:
TTTGCAAAAGATGCAGCTGGTTACATATGGCCACCAAGATCATATTCTTGCAGCTTCTGTAGAAGAGAGTTCAGATCGGCTCAAGCTCTTGGTGGACACATGAATGTTCATAGAAGAGATAGGGCAAGGTTAAAGCAGCAGCAGCAACCATCAAGCCCCATTAATAATGATCAAAAAATTGATGATTATTATGATGTCGAAGTTGAagctcatcatcatcatccagGTCAAAATAATAATCATCCTTTCACCTCTAATTTGGATTATCTTTATAACAGTAACCCTAGTAGTTATTATTATGATCCTGCTACTAATTGTTCATCATCATCAGTTAGTAAGTTCTTCAATGAGGGACAAACCGTGATTCCGCTTCTTAATTCTTCTATTTTCCGTGGGTGCCTTAAGAGGAGTAGTAGTAAGAGTATTATTgtttctcctcctcatcatcatagTTTGCCTCAAGATTTCAGATTTTTGGAAACTGTATGTGGTGGTGAAGAGAAAAGTGATGATGATATGGGTGTGAGATTAAGCTTGTTTGTTCATAGGGCTAAAGAGGAAGATATAAGTTCTTTCAAGAAGAGGAAAACAGATGATTCAACGATTCCGAAATCAAGTTCAGTAGTTGATGTTAATCATCATCATGTTGAATCACGCAACAAGTTTCAATTTAGCCCTAACTTCATTGAAGAGCTGGATCTGGAGCTGAGACTTGGTTATAGCAGCTCCCAGGTATATAGTagcaaataattaataataataatatacatatTCTCGATGAATATAGTTTAATTTCTCCTCTTATATGTTTTTCACTCTTGTTTAATTTGCTAATTACTTCTCTCAATTTGAATACCTTATTGTAAGAATCTTTTCATCAAGTTTGATTATTATTGGATCTGTGTGATGACTGATGAGGATAATATAAGGAAATTTTGTAATCACACTTAAGTTTATACTCTTCTCATATAGGTGGATTCTTTTTTGCTTTGAACAAAAGAACACACGAGGTTGTTGTAATTGATGGTTCCTTCGATTTTCACTAGGAtcatgtaaaataaaaaaaaaaaaaatcataacatACATACAAAAAATGAtgagatattttaatttgaaattgCACAACGTATTTTACTCATGCCTCTCTTAAGCCTAGCTAATAAGAAATCATTCTAAAGATTGAAAGAGAACTTATTGTTACAAACTACGCTTTCATTAGAGTTTAAATCTCTAATTATTAGATTCATAGATTGCATGATAGAGAGATTTCATTCGTATATATAAATGTTTATCTTTAAGAGAGACAGATAAAGAGATATTGTATATATTCtgtgtataaaaataaaagatctAGATTATGCTGTTTATTTAGCAAcactttttaagttttattaaaattaaaataatatcttattatttaacaaatattttttaatatcgaaaacaaaaataaaaaatattattataacataaaaaaaatatgaatttaattttaataataatttttagatatTGTCTAAAACTGTTTAGTGActataattagtataattatgggTATGATATAGACTCTTCCAAAATAAAACTGTGTATAAATATTGAGATTAGGGCATGATTGTGCGTACTTAAGAGTTGCATGGAACTTGATGAGCCCTTTTTCCCATTCAGTACCTCACTGACATTATTCTATGTATCAGACAGATAAGTTAGTAGTAAGTAActccatatatatataagagtatAAGATACAGTGATTGagcttttttaaaaaatcagaGAGTCAGATACATCCCCAACATTGATTCCCTTTTCCTTTGTACTATTGTCATTAACGCCAGATTTGTTGAAGTTAGCATCTCCTTACACATACATCCACATATGCTTTTCATTCTCTGTGAAAATTGTTGTTTGTTTCGTATATTAAATTCACATCAACCTTTTATTATTAGACAAATGTGAAATCTAGAGAAGTTTTGTTAAAACTAACATCTTTTAGACATATAATctgttgaaaaattttgaagtattttgccaaaaatttttagttttaactGTTAATTTTATACTACTGAAACACGCATATTCTTACAATACCTGAActtttttctaat
This window contains:
- the LOC130976576 gene encoding probable transcriptional regulator RABBIT EARS, yielding MDHQGQCLMMWTKRKYSNNLVTTMPTTNNTLDIEESWEEQAFAKDAAGYIWPPRSYSCSFCRREFRSAQALGGHMNVHRRDRARLKQQQQPSSPINNDQKIDDYYDVEVEAHHHHPVSKFFNEGQTVIPLLNSSIFRGCLKRSSSKSIIVSPPHHHSLPQDFRFLETVCGGEEKSDDDMGVRLSLFVHRAKEEDISSFKKRKTDDSTIPKSSSVVDVNHHHVESRNKFQFSPNFIEELDLELRLGYSSSQVYSSK